In a single window of the Thunnus albacares chromosome 1, fThuAlb1.1, whole genome shotgun sequence genome:
- the greb1 gene encoding protein GREB1 isoform X1 has product MGNSYAGQLRTTRFEEVLHNSIEASLRSNTIVPRPVFSQLYLESEQSLPHDGRTENDDEDDEDGSESNSPPIPYQMKTPPEGCCTTDGFCQAGRDLRLSSLASDSLDVPPGFMLVGVKSPSLSDTLLVCAVDRRFLPDERGRNALLGFSGNCMGCGEKGFRYFTEFSNHINLKLSTQPKKQKHLKYHLYRNNQGVLVKGAPICWRGHDGRMRQIGSNPSEGHVTSDEQPPNLALTHPSHTPGSYTAASHVDPIGLPQIADVPHSLTNGNHAVSSIAQPPLNQSGPGRPSTTGPHTNAGPPKKRHKGWSPESSANSQPESTVKTLPSSSALSTLSVSSAATNGARSETAVPLSSSQGSLTPLSPPGLSVTVPNQLLHTCGLQPVIFKGHGPLPQLTGNVSEVLVSSLLQSCYLSSQTLPRVYQHYGPSPIQPLSTEMQILLTVYYLVQLGPDQVPLIEDLEQIFMRSWRESHLSEIRQYQQPQTPASQGRHYGIETPSTLPGLPQHLSLPPQSQQPLTPSQLPWLAQLAASSCAEGVVVLGEQVTSLAQGLHQTFSRLMEGRLENTNYVVVIVTAPGQETQSCVVVTGKHQCRALAESMYSSSEGLREINHQLSTGVAQELIHYCNSLGQDGDMDSLLDSATLDSNEPSPLSSSQESAEERSLKNTHSPKDTHSPKDSHTQCSKDSPSAKEAPSPKDSCSEYSVEWREVRPIQLAVARKLLSHVCAIADSSTQNLDLGSFDRVSFLILVPPSEVTFQQTVLHLWSSGVLQELGGLDQECVFQRDAVRYVVKMDQSAQARIDSLIQEAHSNSYTLYILVHDHAHWDISSASYSSSDSGLGLVDQLLNSRQVRDAPNILILHVTSFPFALQTQYTRISPYNEIHWPSAFSNDVDLYHERTRYFGVSELLESTRSGSSLPLMRYDSSFESMVSALEERFPKLHSAVIRTTVLIQHYCVALMAASGRISGSHNLHKHTSVETLEIVQSLLTAAQQCPAHHGHMVLLRIPSLALAAWAHRRLSRVRRQLGLEENFEIILGNPSQALNIGQSFTDQIKTWLKIQDADWVPHTYLELEALPCILILSGAEPLGESLPRSLKYCDLRVISCSYLHRTTLEQELGLAAYLVRAESRPPHNHGSGSDLLESDAEKLSSTDNEEEEGQENGDSPLSSSQPLQSCPDNGALDPFPAQSNTSPNVQKNTMDTIQSPSQTQTQLQPQPLSQSFSYPQPPLHHQTQPQVQSYSQAQPISQPQPQSQGQNQLLSQTNPQPHSQTLPQHQSLSQMQIPHPQNQPLPPAQSRHLHSKSTSSGSLSPRASSPHLSCSWARGVSRPPSVLLPRALYDIITASDSSGLPRCTSFLPHMSVAWASSFRPLLSKMMTCTEQSLYYRQWTVPRSFHMDSSNRTEGRSDNFHPRRLLLSGPPQVGKTGAYLHFLGILSRMLIRLMEVDIYDEEDINFSTQAEGVQYNPPNASWPNPDIMRTMPFDYTIHDPKYDDISAVYCPGYKPGADGNPVRQEDVYLRRRTSRIKLSKYAAYNTYHHCEQCHQYLGFNPRYQMYESTLHAFTFTHLLLGEEIQLYFIIPKSKEHYFSFSQPGGQLESMRLPLTSDWSPDCIKSPIFTPTTGRHEHGLFNLYHAMDGASHLHILVVKEYEMAVYKKYWPNHIMLVLPTVFNGAGIGAAHFLIKELSYHNLELERSRRLEGGGPAGDVWPFIILADDSCVMWNAVDLDARNGPVEHAVSLKQVLQHMEACPDLAHYGLCGIRKWSSRGLTGNKQRGPFSRGHLHDFLLLNVDRSQNVQYDQNRFTCHDVDFTLRLHSAGLLVCRFNSFSVMKKQIAIGGYRTFIIKTKMTDVPTSVGPSQYICAPDSKHLFLATPAQLLLEKYLQHTSQKLFPLSTKNYTHPVLSVDCYLNLGPEVTVCFVSSRPHSVNISTTGLLFSGLLLCFADSFVTPGFLKKFTFLKGATLCVISADRSSLRQTVGRLELEEEWRFRLSDEFQTANAKEDRPLFFLTGKHI; this is encoded by the exons ATGGGGAACTCCTATGCAGGCCAGCTGCGGACAACACGCTTTGAGGAGGTCCTTCATAACTCCATCGAGGCATCATTGAGGTCCAACACCATAGTGCCGCGGCCTGTTTTCTCTCAGCTATATCTGGAGAGTGAGCAGTCATTGCCACACGATG GCCGAACAGAgaatgatgatgaggatgatgaagacgGTTCAGAGTCTAACAGCCCTCCAATACCCTATCAGATGAAAACCCCACCTGAGGGATGCTGTACCACAGACG GCTTCTGTCAGGCAGGCAGAGACCTGCGTCTGTCGTCGCTGGCATCAGATTCCCTGGATGTTCCCCCTGGGTTCATGTTGGTCGGGGTGAAgtccccctccctctctgacACCCTGCTGGTGTGTGCTGTGGACCGCCGCTTCCTGCCGGATGAACGGGGTCGCAACGCTCTGCTGG GCTTCTCAGGGAACTGTATGGGCTGTGGAGAGAAAGGGTTCCGCTATTTTACAGAGTTCTCAAACCACATTAACCTGAAGCTCAGCACCCAGCCCAAGAAACAGAAGCACTTAAAATACCATCTGTACCGAAACAACCAGGGCGTGCTGGTCAAAGGAGCTCCCATCTGTTGGAGGGGACATG atggCAGAATGAGACAGATAGGGTCCAACCCCTCAGAAGGCCATGTGACATCAGATGAACAGCCACCAAACCTGGCATTGACTCACCCATCACACACACCTGGAAGCTACACAG CAGCATCACATGTAGACCCAATTGGTCTGCCGCAAATCGCTGATGTCCCCCACTCACTGACAAATGGCAACCATGCTGTTTCCTCCATCGCCCAGCCGCCTTTAAATCAATCAGGGCCTGGGAGACCCTCAACTAcag GGCCTCATACAAATGCTGGACCCCCCAAAAAGAGGCACAAGGGCTGGTCACCAGAGTCCTCTGCCAACAGTCAGCCAGAGAGCACCGTGAAAACACTACCATCTTCATCAGCCTTATCTACATTATCTGTGTCCTCTGCTGCCACTAATGGAGCCAGATCAG AGACTGCAGTCCCACTGAGTTCCTCACAGGGGTCCTTAACCCCACTTTCTCCTCCAGGACTGTCTGTAACAGTGCccaatcagctgttacacaccTGCGGACTGCAACCTGTCATCTTCAAAG GTCATGGCCCTCTTCCTCAGCTGACTGGCAATGTCAGTGAAGTGCTCGTCAGTTCTCTGCTCCAGAGTTGTTACCTGAGCTCCCAGACACTCCCCAGAGTCTACCAGCACTACGGACCATCACCCATTCAGCCACTGTCGACTGAGATGCAGATTCTACTCACTGTCTACTACCTTGTTCAGCTTG GCCCTGACCAAGTGCCCCTGATTGAGGACTTGGAGCAGATATTCATGAGGTCATGGAGGGAGTCTCATCTCAGTGAGATCAGACAGTACCAACAGCCTCAAACACCAGCCTCCCAAGGGAGGCACTACGGCATAGAG ACGCCCTCCACCCTGCCTGGGCTGCCCCAGCATCTCTCCTTACCTCCCCAGAGCCAGCAACCCCTGACCCCCAGCCAGCTCCCTTGGCTTGCCCAGCTGGCTGCATCGTCCTGTGCAGAGGGTGTGGTGGTTTTAGGGGAGCAGGTCACATCTTTGGCTCAAGGCCTTCACCAAAcattcagcagattaatggaAGGGCGGCTTGAAAACACCAACTACGTAGTTGTCATTGTAACTGCACCAGGACAGGAAACACAGTCCTGTGTGGTAGTCACAG GTAAACACCAGTGTCGTGCCTTGGCAGAGAGTATGTACTCTTCCAGTGAGGGTCTGAGAGAAATCAACCACCAGCTCTCCACTGGTGTTGCCCAGGAGCTCATCCATTACTGCAATTCCCTCGGACAAG ATGGGGATATGGATTCCCTCCTGGATAGTGCCACCCTTGACAGCAACGAGCCATCTCCGTTATCCAGCAGTCAAGAATCAGCTGAAGAGAGGAgtctcaaaaacacacacagtcccaaagacacacacagtccaaaggattcacacacacagtgctcaAAAGACTCACCCAGTGCTAAAGAAGCACCAAGTCCAAAAGACTCCTGttcag aatacTCTGTTGAGTGGCGTGAGGTTCGGCCAATCCAGCTGGCAGTAGCCCGAAAGCTGCTGTCCCATGTTTGTGCCATAGCAGACTCCAGCACACAGAACCTGGATCTTGGTTCTTTTGACAGGGTCAGCTTCCTCATCCTGGTCCCGCCCTCTGAGGTCACATTTCAACAGACTGTTCTCCACCTCTGGAGCTCTG GTGTCCTTCAGGAGCTTGGGGGTTTAGACCAGGAGTGTGTGTTTCAGCGGGACGCTGTGCGTTATGTGGTCAAGATGGATCAGAGCGCTCAGGCACGAATTGACAGCCTCATTCAGGAAGCACACAGCAACTCCTACACTCTTTACATCCTGGTCCATGACCATGCTCACTGGGACAttagcag TGCATCCTACAGTAGCTCAGACAGTGGTTTGGGTCTGGTGGACCAGCTATTAAACTCCAGACAGGTCAGAGATGCTCCCAACATCCTGATTCTCCACGTCACATCCTTCCCCTTCGCTCTGCAGACGCAGTACACCCGCATCAGCCCCTACAACGAGATCCACTGGCCCTCTGCATTCAGTAAT gatgtGGACCTGTATCATGAGAGAACACGATACTTTGGTGTGTCAGAGCTTTTAGAGTCGACCCGTTCAGGAAGCAGTCTGCCTCTTATGCGTTATGATTCCTCTTTTGAAAGCATGGTATCTGCCTTGGAAGagag GTTCCCTAAGCTGCACAGTGCTGTGATTCGGACTACTGTTCTGATCCAACACTACTGCGTAGCTCTGATGGCTGCATCTGGTAGAATCAGCGGCTCCCACAATCTCCACAAACACACCTCTGTGGAGACCCTGGAGATCGTGCAATCACTGCTCACTGCTGCCCAGCAATGCCCTGCCCACCACGGTCACATGGTCCTGCTACGGATCCCCTCTTTGGCTCTGGCAGCCTGGGCACACCGACGGCTGTCCAGAGTGAGGAGGCAGTTGGGTCTGGAGGAGAATTTTGAAATCATACTGGGGAATCCCAGCCAAGCTCTGAATATTGGACAGAGCTTTACTGATCAGATCAAG ACATGGCTAAAAATCCAAGATGCCGACTGGGTTCCTCATACCTACCTGGAGCTTGAGGCCCTTCCCTGCATCCTGATCTTGTCAGGAGCTGAGCCGCTGGGAGAATCATTGCCCAG GTCACTGAAGTACTGCGACCTTCGAGTGATAAGCTGCTCCTACCTTCATCGTACCACACTTGAACAAGAGCTAGGACTAGCTGCTTACCTGGTGAGGGCAGAGTCACGACCTCCACACAACCACGGGTCAGGAAGTGACCTGCTGGAGAGTGATGCAGAAAAACTCAGCAGCACTGacaatgaggaggaggaggggcaggagAATG GGGACTCCCCTCTTTCATCCAGCCAGCCGCTCCAGTCATGCCCAGACAATGGAGCATTAGATCCCTTCCCTGCCCAAAGCAACACCTCTCCAAATGTCCAGAAAAACACAATGGACACCATCCAGTCTCCCTCACAGACCCAGACTCAGCTGCAGCCCCAGCCTTTATCTCAGTCATTTTCATATCCTCAGCCCCCACTTCACCACCAAACCCAACCTCAAGTGCAAAGTTATTCCCAAGCCCAGCCAATTTCCCAGCCGCAGCCCCAAAGTCAGGGTCAAAATCAGCTGTTGTCTCAAACAAATCCCCAACCTCACTCGCAAACACTCCCCCAACACCAGTCCCTCTCACAGATGCAAATACCTCACCCTCAAAATCAACCGCTGCCCCCTGCCCAGTCTCGTCATTTACACTCCAAATCCACCTCTTCTGGCTCCTTGTCCCCCCGagcctcctctcctcatctgaGCTGCTCCTGGGCACGAGGAGTGAGTCGCCCGCCTTCTGTGCTCCTCCCTCGTGCTCTCTACGACATTATCACAGCCAGTGACAGCAGCGGGCTTCCACGATGTACCTCATTCCTGCCGCACATGTCTGTCGCATGGGCAAGCAGCTTCAG GCCCTTGCTGAGTAAGATGATGACATGTACAGAACAGTCACTGTATTATCGCCAGTGGACGGTCCCCCGCTCTTTCCACATGGACAGCAGCAATCGCACCGAAGGACGAAGTGACAACTTTCACCCTCGCAGGCTGCTCCTCAGTGGACCCCCACAG GTGGGTAAGACAGGAGCGTACCTGCACTTCCTGGGTATTCTGTCTCGGATGCTGATCAGGCTGATGGAGGTGGATATCTACGATGAAGAGGACATAAACTTCA GTACCCAGGCAGAGGGGGTGCAGTACAACCCACCCAATGCCTCCTGGCCCAATCCGGACATTATGAGGACGATGCCCTTTGACTATACCATCCATGACCCCAAATATGATGACATCAGTGCAGTCTATTGTCCTGGATATAAACCTGGTGCTGATG GAAACCCTGTACGGCAGGAAGATGTGTACCTACGTAGGCGGACATCTAGGATCAAGCTGTCTAAATATGCGGCATACAACACCTATCATCACTGTGAACAGTGTCACCAGTACTTGGGCTTCAATCCTAGATACCAG ATGTATGAGTCAACTCTGCATGCCTTCACATTCACTCATCTGCTGCTTGGAGAAGAGATCCAGCTCTACTTCATCATCCCAAAGTCTAAAGAGCACTACTTCAGCTTCAGTCAACCTGGAGGCCAACTGGAGAGCATGCGGCTGCCCCTCACTTCTGATTGG AGCCCAGACTGCATCAAGAGTCCAATCTTCACCCCGACCACAGGCCGTCATGAGCATGGTCTGTTTAACCTGTACCATGCAATGGATGGAGCCTCACATCTACATATCCTGGTGGTCAAAGAGTATGAAATGGCCGTTTACAAGAAGTACTGGCCCAACCACATCATGCTGGTGCTGCCTACAGTCTTCAACGGAGCTGGAATAG GTGCTGCTCACTTCCTGATTAAAGAGCTATCGTATCACAACTTGGAGCTGGAACGCAGTCGTCGGTTGGAGGGAGGGGGCCCAGCAGGTGACGTCTGGCCCTTCATCATCCTGGCTGATGACTCATGTGTGATGTGGAATGCAGTGGACCTCGACGCACGCAA TGGTCCAGTGGAGCACGCTGTGTCACTGAAGCAGGTTTTACAGCACATGGAGGCCTGTCCGGACCTGGCTCACTATGGACTGTGTGGGATCAGGAAGTGGAGCAGTCGTGGACTCACAG GTAATAAACAAAGGGGACCTTTCTCCAGAGGTCATCTTCAtgacttcctcctcctcaatGTCGACCGAAGTCAGAACGTCCAGTATGACCAGAACCGCTTCACCTGTCACGACGTTGACTTCACCCTGAGGCTACACAGTGCCGGACTGCTCGTCTGCCGGTTTAACAGCTTTAGTGTCATGAAGAAGCAGATCGCCATAGGAGGATACAGAACATTTATCATCAAGACCAAG ATGACAGATGTTCCCACCTCAGTGGGGCCCTCGCAGTACATCTGTGCCCCAGACAGCAAGCACCTTTTCTTGGCTACGCCAGCTCAGCTTCTCCTGGAAAAGTACCTCCAACACACCAGCCAGAAGCTGTTTCCACTCAGCACCAAGAACTACACACACCCTGTACTGTCTGTAGACTGTTACCTCAACCTGGGACCTGag GTGACGGTGTGTTTTGTGAGTTCAAGACCTCACTCTGTCAACATCAGCACCACCGGGCTACTGTTCAGCGGCCTTCTCCTCTGTTTCGCTGACTCCTTTGTGACTCCTGGGTTCCTGAAGAAGTTCACCTTCCTCAAAG GTGCGACTCTGTGTGTGATCAGTGCAGATCGTAGCTCCTTGAGGCAGACGGTGGGCAggctggagctggaggaggagtggaggtTCAGACTCAGTGACGAATTCCAGACTGCCAACGCCAAGGAAGACAGACCGCTCTTCTTCCTGACTGGAAAACATATATGA